The sequence GCAGCGCCCGCTCTCCGGCCGCGCCCTGCGCCTGGAGCTGCGCGCCCAGCGAGCGCGCTCGCGCATCCAGGTGCGCGAAGGTCCACTCCTCCGTCGGGCCGTCCACATCGCCCGTCTCCAGGAAGCGGTAGAGCCGTGCGTCCCCGTGACACCCGGTACGCAGGCGGAGAAGATCGACGAGGTTGTTAGCCGAACCGATGATGCTCGCGCCGCTATTCGTGGAAGTCATCAACAAGCCCCTCAAGCCGAAAATCGCGAAAGGTGCCGAGCATATGGAGGGGTCTGACTTCCACCGCGCGAGGTGGGGAAGGCGGAGCAAGCGCCGCCATCGTGGCGGGTCTGCTCCGCCGTGTTTCACCCGCCTTCGGAGCTGGCGTACCCGAGCGTGGCCTGCCCCTCCACCGGAGGAATGCGGAGCCGGTGCAGCGCTCCGTCGCGCCAGTGCATGAACACGAGCGAGGAGTCCTCCAACGGCACGTCGAAGGTATAGGCCAGCCGCCTGGCGCCGAGTGCGTCCACCTCGAGCACCTTCACCTTCACGCCATGCAGGTCCACCTCCGCTCCCTGCGCCAGCGGGAAACGCCCGCTGCGATGGACGCGCTCCCAGAGGCTGTCGAAGAAGCGGCCCTCCAGCAGCTCCACCTCGAGCGTGTTCGGTCCGGTGCGGTGGATGCGGTGGAGCTGCGAGGCATAGGACAGCGTCCACCACGCGCGGGGCAGCGGCAGGCCCTGAGCCCACCAGTTGACCGAGGCGTAGATGGCCAGGTCCGGCTCGGGCAGGGTGAGCACCACGACGCGTTGGTTCGGCAGTTGCTGGGGGTCCAGCTCCTTCTCCAACTGCTGCTGGAACTGCACCATGTGCCGGCCGATGCCCTCCATCATCGTCACGCTGAAGTACCAGGTCAGCGGCGCGAGCAGGACGTGTGTCAGCACCAGGAGCGCGGCCACGCCCGTCATCGCCCGCCAGCCGCGTGAGCGCGAACGGTTGCGCCACAGGTGGGTGATGACCAGGCCGATGACGGCGGAGCCTCCCACGCCCGGCACCGTGAGCAGCCGGTCGCTCTGGATGGCGGAAGAGACGGGAAGCAGGGCCAGCAGGGCTCCGGCGAGCAGCCAGCGCGCGTGGCGGCGCTCGTCCTCCGGCAGGTAGGGCCCGAGCGCGCGCAGCACACCCAGCACCAGCGCGAGCGAGCCCACGCCGAGGACGACGAAGAGGGGCGCCTGTCCGCCGAACATGAAGGAGAGGTCCGAGGGGATGCTCAGCAGCAGGCCGTGAATCATCGCCGGGATTCGCACGCAGGCCGCCTTCAACCACGCCAGCGGCTGACCCGTCGGGTCCAGGTACGCGTCCGAGCCGAAGGAGCCGTAACCCAGTTGTTTGTAGACGGCGAGGTACACGACCGCGAGCACCGCCGCGGGCGCGACTCCGAGCAGCCTCGAACGCCACGGCCCCTTCGCGCCCAGCAACTCGTAGGCGAGCACGTAGGCGAAGACGCCCAGGGCCGTTTCGCCTCCCGTGAGGCCCACCAGCAGCAACACCGACGACAGGGGCGCGGCCCATGTGCGGCCCCGCTCACGCCACTCCAGGTGCAGCCACAGCCCCAGCAGCGCGGGCAGGGTGGCTACCAGCGCGTTGCGGTTGCACCACCAGGCCACGGGGATGGCGTGCACGTCGTCCATCGCGAAGAGGAGCAGCGCCACCGCTCCCACCGCGCCCGGCAGCACGCGCCGCATCAACAGCGAGTACGCGGCAATCAGCCCCGCGTACCAGAGGAGCGAGTGCACCTGGTAGCCGATGAAGGTCGTGCCGAAGAGGGCGTGGTCCAGCGCCATCGTCGCGCTGGTGAGCGGCCGCCAGAAGGCCATCTTCAATTCCGGCAGCGTCCACCAGGGGAAGATGCCCTTCTGCATCAGCACGGTGGTGACGGAAGAGTCACCCGTGACGAAGCGGTAGAGGTTGAAGGTGCTGGCGTCGATGGGCGCCGGTGTGGGCCGGTTCGCGAGGATTCCGAGGTAGATGTAGTCATCCCCCAGGAACACCATCCGGAACATCGGCCACGATACGAGGACCGCCGCTGTCAGGGCGAGCCAGAGGACACGGGGATACGACAGCCATCTTGTATGGGTTTCCATTGCTCCCACCTGGAGGTTGGACCTTGCCGCTGCGTGCGCGGGGGAGTTCTAGGTGGGCGGGCTGACGTGGGATGTGTCGCACTGCCCGCGCGCTGGAGCCGGTGATACCTGGTGGGTCTCCCTGGCTCGCGGGACGCGAGGGTAGGGAACCTGGCGGCATTCGACCATTGACAATGATTGACATGGCCGCGCGGTAGCGAGCTGCCGAGCCTGCCCGTGGCGCGATGGTGCGGCTGTGTGCATCGTAGGCAGGAGGTTTTGCCTCCACGATTCATCTCCACCTTCGCGACAGCCATGAGCGAGCATCAGGACATCCCCGCGGCTGAGCCATCGCTCGCTGACCGGCCCGCCCTGGAGAGCGCTGATTCCGGCGGAGCGCGAGCGCGGAAGATTCACAAGGCCACGCATCCGCTCACGCTCTTCTACTCATACGCGCACAAGGACGAGCGCTTCCGCGACGCGCTGGCGACCCACCTCGCGCTGCTGCGACGTGAGGGGTTGCTGGAGGAGTGGTACGACCGCGACATCGACGGTGGAGAAGACTGGCGGCAGGCCATCAATCAGCACCTCGAGGCGGCGAACATCATCCTCCTCCTCGTGAGCGCCGACTTCATCGCCTCCGACTATTGCTGGGGCATCGAGACGGCGCGTGCGCTCGAGCGGCACCGGGAAGGCACGGCCCGCGTTATTCCCATCGTGGTGCGTCCGACGAATTGGGAGAGCACACCCTTCAAGGGACTGCAGGCCTTTCCGAAGAACGCCAGGCCGGTGTCGCTGTGGCCGAATCGGGACATGGCCTGGATGGATGTGGCGCGCGGCATCCGTGAGGTGGTCAATCAGCTCGCCCGCGCTCCTCGCGACGCGACCGCGGAGGGCGCTCGGATGGGCGCGCGGAGGACCGTCCGGGAGGCGCACCAGGAGGCGCAGGCCGCACCGGCCGCGAAGCCTGATGCCGCGCGCTCCACGGAGGACCAGGGCAAGCAGGCGCGGGAGCGCCTGTCGCGGGCGGCCAGGCCGTCGTCAGGTGCTCGCTCCGAGCGGATCATGCAGCGACCGGCCAGACGGGCGGGGGCACACCCGCGGCGGCTCATCTTCAGCGCGGGCAACCGCGAGGACGTGCCCGGCAATGTCGTGAGGCGCGAGGGCGATCCGCCGACGGGCGATGTCGCGGTGGACGAGACCTACGAGGCCCTGGGGGCGGTGTACACGTTCTTCTGGGACGTCTTCGAGCGCGACTCATCCGACGGCAGGGGTGCCGAAATCAGGAGCACGGTCCACTACGCCAACTCCTTCAACAATGCCTTCTGGAACGGGACGCAGATCGTCATCGGGGACGGAGACGGCGAGATGT comes from Pyxidicoccus parkwaysis and encodes:
- a CDS encoding M4 family metallopeptidase, which translates into the protein MSEHQDIPAAEPSLADRPALESADSGGARARKIHKATHPLTLFYSYAHKDERFRDALATHLALLRREGLLEEWYDRDIDGGEDWRQAINQHLEAANIILLLVSADFIASDYCWGIETARALERHREGTARVIPIVVRPTNWESTPFKGLQAFPKNARPVSLWPNRDMAWMDVARGIREVVNQLARAPRDATAEGARMGARRTVREAHQEAQAAPAAKPDAARSTEDQGKQARERLSRAARPSSGARSERIMQRPARRAGAHPRRLIFSAGNREDVPGNVVRREGDPPTGDVAVDETYEALGAVYTFFWDVFERDSSDGRGAEIRSTVHYANSFNNAFWNGTQIVIGDGDGEMFLGFTSVDIIAKEFMNAVLGTDTSLPYWHESGTVHEAIGAVFASLVRQYVLGQRAVEADWLIGAESLGPKSPGRGLRTLAEPGTAYDNAMLGKDPQPAHMKGFVKTDEDNGGVHLNSGILCRAFYLSAVALGGYAWERAGRIWYETLRSGELGDKTNFRSFAQLTFVTAQRLYGRTSDEAAVVQFGWKMVGLEVPGPTGRSRGPSASVKRRRGSPPAPD